The Xanthomonas sontii genome contains a region encoding:
- a CDS encoding endonuclease domain-containing protein produces the protein MTIKPPLPTSTLAHARHLRRTMTDAERALWRYLRSGQLQGAKFRRQYPIPPYVADFCCVAAKLIVEIDGAQHTEPCDATRTRWLASQGWRVVRFWNNDVLLSIDAVIQVICDATGSPYPHPNPSPGGRGA, from the coding sequence ATGACGATCAAACCGCCACTACCCACATCGACACTGGCACACGCACGCCACCTACGTCGCACCATGACCGATGCCGAGCGCGCACTATGGCGTTATCTGAGAAGCGGACAGTTGCAAGGTGCCAAGTTCCGGCGTCAGTACCCGATCCCACCGTATGTCGCAGATTTCTGTTGTGTGGCGGCAAAGCTGATTGTCGAAATCGACGGCGCGCAACATACCGAACCATGCGATGCCACAAGAACGCGTTGGCTGGCATCGCAAGGCTGGCGGGTCGTGCGCTTCTGGAACAATGACGTACTGCTTTCGATCGATGCCGTGATCCAGGTGATTTGCGACGCCACTGGGTCGCCGTACCCTCACCCCAACCCCTCTCCCGGTGGGAGAGGGGCTTGA
- a CDS encoding thioredoxin family protein, producing the protein MAMNKTICAALAAMLALSACGQTAAPPDAQAPAKPLDTSVQKPPVADPNQPVASGNTPAAADVAAAKALGAQFDPQRNPADDLDTAMVEAKRGGKRILLDVGNEACDWCHTLDTFIEGDAELRSFRDANFVWVKVNVSDANKNEAFMAQYPKIVDFPHLLVLDADGKLLHSQVLADLQKGKDYDRRKFSDFLKEWAPPKA; encoded by the coding sequence ATGGCGATGAACAAGACGATCTGCGCTGCCCTGGCGGCGATGCTGGCGCTGAGCGCGTGCGGGCAGACCGCGGCGCCGCCCGACGCGCAGGCGCCGGCCAAGCCGCTGGACACCTCGGTGCAGAAACCGCCGGTGGCCGACCCCAACCAGCCGGTGGCCTCGGGCAATACCCCGGCCGCCGCCGACGTGGCCGCGGCCAAGGCCCTGGGCGCGCAGTTCGATCCGCAGCGCAATCCGGCCGACGACCTGGACACCGCCATGGTCGAGGCCAAGCGCGGCGGCAAGCGCATCCTGCTCGACGTGGGCAACGAGGCGTGCGACTGGTGCCACACCCTGGACACCTTCATCGAGGGCGATGCGGAGCTGCGCAGCTTCCGCGACGCCAACTTCGTCTGGGTCAAGGTCAACGTCAGCGACGCCAACAAGAACGAGGCGTTCATGGCGCAGTACCCGAAGATCGTCGATTTCCCGCACCTGCTGGTGCTCGACGCCGACGGCAAGCTGCTGCACTCGCAGGTGCTCGCCGACCTGCAGAAGGGCAAGGACTACGATCGCAGGAAGTTCTCGGACTTCCTCAAGGAATGGGCGCCGCCGAAGGCCTGA
- a CDS encoding MarR family winged helix-turn-helix transcriptional regulator — translation MTIATPAPTPDSPSLDLERFLPYRISVLSNRISSNIARVYGERYGMAVTEWRVMAVLALYPGLSAGEVSERTAMDKVAVSRAVARQLERGFIQRETHGDDRRRSVLHLTAAGVEVYQVVAPMVLECERRLLAPFSEDEQRLLNRLIDRLAAEGLPSMTGR, via the coding sequence ATGACGATCGCCACGCCCGCTCCCACGCCCGACTCGCCCTCCCTGGATCTGGAACGGTTCCTGCCGTACCGGATCAGCGTGCTGTCCAACCGCATCAGCAGCAACATCGCCCGCGTCTACGGCGAGCGCTACGGCATGGCGGTGACCGAGTGGCGGGTGATGGCGGTGCTGGCGCTGTATCCGGGGCTGTCGGCCGGCGAGGTCTCCGAGCGCACCGCGATGGACAAGGTGGCGGTGAGTCGGGCGGTGGCGCGGCAGCTGGAGCGTGGCTTCATCCAGCGCGAGACCCACGGCGACGACCGCCGCCGCTCGGTGCTGCACCTGACCGCGGCCGGGGTGGAGGTGTACCAGGTGGTGGCGCCGATGGTGCTGGAATGCGAGCGGCGCCTGCTGGCGCCCTTCAGCGAGGACGAGCAGCGCCTGCTGAACCGGCTGATCGACCGCCTGGCGGCCGAGGGCCTGCCGAGCATGACCGGGCGCTGA
- the hppD gene encoding 4-hydroxyphenylpyruvate dioxygenase has translation MQVTTFENPMGIDGFEFVEFAAPAGQGEQLHAYFRSMGFTAVLRHRQRAITVYRQGGVNFLVNEEPDSFAADFAAAHGPCACGFAIRFRHPADDVFAKVLENGGEAIADKADTRAVPAPVVKGIGDCMLYLVDQYGEKGSVYTEFEPVPGAEQHPAGFGLTFIDHLTHNLYFGNMQRWSDYYERLFNFREIRYFDIKGAKTGLVSKAMTAPDGVVRIPLNESSDPKSQINEYLDAYRGEGIQHIACFTDDIYETVERMRAAGVEFLDTPDTYFEVIDQRIPNHGEDVARLARNKILIDADLETKQRKLLQIFTQNCIGPIFFEIIQRKGNEGFGEGNFQALFESIERDQMKRGVL, from the coding sequence ATGCAGGTCACCACCTTCGAGAACCCGATGGGCATCGACGGTTTCGAGTTCGTGGAATTCGCCGCGCCGGCCGGGCAGGGCGAGCAGTTGCACGCGTATTTCCGCAGCATGGGCTTCACCGCGGTGCTGCGCCATCGCCAGCGCGCGATCACCGTGTACCGCCAGGGCGGGGTCAACTTCCTGGTCAACGAGGAACCGGATTCCTTCGCCGCCGACTTCGCGGCCGCACATGGTCCCTGCGCCTGCGGCTTCGCGATCCGCTTCCGGCACCCGGCCGACGACGTGTTCGCCAAGGTGCTGGAGAACGGCGGCGAAGCGATCGCCGACAAGGCCGACACCCGCGCGGTGCCGGCACCGGTGGTCAAGGGCATCGGCGACTGCATGCTGTATCTGGTCGACCAGTACGGCGAGAAGGGCTCGGTGTACACCGAGTTCGAGCCGGTGCCCGGTGCCGAGCAGCATCCGGCCGGTTTCGGCCTGACCTTCATCGACCACCTGACCCACAACCTGTACTTCGGCAATATGCAGCGCTGGTCGGACTACTACGAGCGCCTGTTCAACTTCCGCGAGATCCGCTACTTCGACATCAAGGGCGCCAAGACCGGGCTGGTTTCCAAGGCGATGACCGCGCCGGACGGCGTGGTGCGCATCCCGCTCAACGAATCGTCCGATCCGAAGAGCCAGATCAACGAGTACCTGGACGCCTACCGCGGCGAAGGCATCCAGCACATCGCCTGCTTCACCGACGACATCTACGAGACCGTCGAGCGCATGCGCGCGGCCGGTGTCGAGTTCCTGGACACGCCGGACACCTATTTCGAGGTGATCGACCAGCGCATCCCCAATCACGGCGAGGACGTGGCGCGGCTGGCGCGCAACAAGATCCTGATCGACGCCGACCTGGAGACCAAGCAGCGCAAGCTGCTGCAGATCTTCACCCAGAACTGCATCGGCCCGATCTTCTTCGAGATCATCCAGCGCAAGGGCAACGAGGGCTTCGGCGAAGGCAACTTCCAGGCGCTGTTCGAGAGCATCGAGCGCGACCAGATGAAGCGCGGCGTGCTCTGA